A section of the Pan paniscus chromosome 7, NHGRI_mPanPan1-v2.0_pri, whole genome shotgun sequence genome encodes:
- the FBXO43 gene encoding F-box only protein 43 isoform X3: MNFKDKDERISCLEAYVTFTSKSSRFTDETEILKMSQRHSGQAGTEAGNGADSPPIVNSKYSTFRDFCSTSSFQDSGYNELKSCSFDNIEKEYLGKKEKGPTLLYEHPETSGLGLTHPLESPTQKKKCILPRKEKDKTPELCETPKISGKKCLPRRRLNVSFALLKGDFESQNSSLESSISQVINLEKNIPSSASGFPRANNFSPLVTSTLKTEEVTSCSQKLRLNFSQQKTSTIDDSKDDCSLFEVECISPIQGNNFKDSITHDFSDSSLCINDENACPELLGSSVSGTTCGTDEDIFVTPISNLVANIRFNASQILSPSPEVRGSISTPEDSGFNSLSLEKSEDSLSDQEGSFQELLQKHKGTPKVGDTIRKTRHLGRSRRLSTLREQSSQSETEEEKQIVHPDSEKRAAAASAISEGQLSSDESGDLTFSLKNLSKTPALQLVHELFMKSKRKRLQENSGHEFLEQGDGEKIAVLQCILAGLIGKKMGIEKLDILTELKYRNLKHILAMVLESLTAESLCSVWKVSRNWREIVVQDKNANRRRKFYITQLKTDSEGAVLNVEDAATRLQLLNRSALRSVQAQARIPGSQREQGSTLSPWGEVLTPLASSSVTHLSSKQEEYVKNNAKGNRNIYFTCEKCQ; the protein is encoded by the exons TTTAAAGACAAAGATGAGAGAATTTCTTGTTTGGAAGCCTACGTAACTTTCACATCTAAGAGCTCAAGATTTACTGATG AAACAGAGATTTTGAAGATGTCACAAAGGCACTCAGGTCAAGCTGGCACTGAAGCAGGAAATGGGGCGGACTCTCCTCCAATTGTCAACTCCAAGTACTCCACCTTCAGAGATTTTTGTTCCACGTCTTCATTTCAAGATAGTGGCTACAATGAGTTAAAATCTTGTAGCTTTGAtaatatagaaaaagaatatcttggaaagaaagaaaaaggcccaACATTACTCTATGAGCACCCTGAAACTTCAGGCCTGGGCTTAACACATCCTTTAGAGTCTCccactcaaaaaaagaaatgtatcttGCCTAGAAAGGAAAAGGATAAAACCCCAGAACTTTGTGAAACACCTAAAATCAGTGGGAAAAAATGTTTACCTCGCAGAAGGTTGAATGTATCTTTCGCTCTTCTAAAAGGGGACTTTGAATCACAAAATAGTTCTTTAGAAAGTAGTATAAGCCAAGTTAtcaacttagaaaaaaatattccaagcAGTGCTTCAGGTTTTCCCAGGGCAAATAATTTTAGCCCTTTAGTTACTAGcactttaaaaacagaagaagtGACTTCATGCAGTCAAAAATTGAGGCTTAATTTTTCTCAGCAAAAGACTTCCACAATTGATGATTCCAAAGATGATTGTAGCCTATTTGAAGTTGAATGTATATCTCCAATTCAGGGCAATAATTTTAAAGACTCTATCACACATGACTTTAGTGATAGCAGTTTATGCATTAATGATGAGAATGCATGTCCAGAGCTCCTGGGCTCCTCTGTTAGTGGAACAACTTGTGGAACAGATGAGGACATATTTGTGACTCCGATAAGTAATCTTGTGGCAAACATTAGATTTAACGCAAGTCAAATACTTTCTCCTTCACCTGAAGTGAGAGGCAGTATTTCAACGCCTGAAGACAGTGGTTTTAACTCACTTAGCTTGGAGAAATCAGAAGATTCCCTCTCTGACCAGGAGGGTTCTTTTCAAGAACTACTGCAGAAACATAAGGGGACTCCCAAAGTTGGGGACACCATAAGAAAGACAAGACATCTTGGAAGGTCGAGAAGACTGTCCACCCTTCGGGAACAAAGCTCGCAGTcagagacagaagaggaaaagCAGATTGTCCACCCTGACTCTGAAAAAAGAGCAGCAGCTGCTTCTGCCATCTCAGAGGGTCAGCTGAGTAGTGATGAGAGTGGGGATTTGACCTTTAGCTTAAAGAATTTATCAAAGACCCCAGCCTTGCAATTGGTACATGAGCTGTTCatgaaaagcaagaggaaaagaTTACAGGAAAATAGTGGACATGAATTCTTAGAGCAAGGGGATGGGGAGAAAATAGCTGTACTGCAGTGTATACTTGCGGGACTGATTGGCAAGAAAATGGGTATAGAAAAACTGGACATCTTAACagaattaaaatatagaaatttaaaGCATATTCTTGCTATGGTTTTAGAGTCCTTGACCGCAGAGAGCCTATGCAG TGTTTGGAAAGTAAGCAGAAATTGGCGTGAAATTGTTGTTCAAGATAAAAATGCAAATCGGAGGAGGAAATTTTATATCACACAACTGAAAACAGATTCTGAG GGGGCTGTATTAAATGTCGAGGATGCTGCCACTCGGCTCCAGCTTTTAAATCGCTCAGCTTTAAGATCTGTGCAGGCACAGGCTAGGATACCTGGTTCTCAGAGAGAGCAAGGGTCAACATTATCTCCCTGGGGAGAAGTTTTGACACCTCTAGCAAGCTCTTCTGTTACTCACTTAAGTAGTAAACAGGAAGAATATGTTAAG
- the FBXO43 gene encoding F-box only protein 43 isoform X2, protein MYSTIEEQNALLSGETEILKMSQRHSGQAGTEAGNGADSPPIVNSKYSTFRDFCSTSSFQDSGYNELKSCSFDNIEKEYLGKKEKGPTLLYEHPETSGLGLTHPLESPTQKKKCILPRKEKDKTPELCETPKISGKKCLPRRRLNVSFALLKGDFESQNSSLESSISQVINLEKNIPSSASGFPRANNFSPLVTSTLKTEEVTSCSQKLRLNFSQQKTSTIDDSKDDCSLFEVECISPIQGNNFKDSITHDFSDSSLCINDENACPELLGSSVSGTTCGTDEDIFVTPISNLVANIRFNASQILSPSPEVRGSISTPEDSGFNSLSLEKSEDSLSDQEGSFQELLQKHKGTPKVGDTIRKTRHLGRSRRLSTLREQSSQSETEEEKQIVHPDSEKRAAAASAISEGQLSSDESGDLTFSLKNLSKTPALQLVHELFMKSKRKRLQENSGHEFLEQGDGEKIAVLQCILAGLIGKKMGIEKLDILTELKYRNLKHILAMVLESLTAESLCSVWKVSRNWREIVVQDKNANRRRKFYITQLKTDSEGAVLNVEDAATRLQLLNRSALRSVQAQARIPGSQREQGSTLSPWGEVLTPLASSSVTHLSSKQEEYVKVAKTLFTDEALKPCPRCQSPAKYQPYKKRGLCSRTACGFDFCVLCLCAYHGSEECSRGAAKPRNRKDALPGSAQSKRNLKRL, encoded by the exons AAACAGAGATTTTGAAGATGTCACAAAGGCACTCAGGTCAAGCTGGCACTGAAGCAGGAAATGGGGCGGACTCTCCTCCAATTGTCAACTCCAAGTACTCCACCTTCAGAGATTTTTGTTCCACGTCTTCATTTCAAGATAGTGGCTACAATGAGTTAAAATCTTGTAGCTTTGAtaatatagaaaaagaatatcttggaaagaaagaaaaaggcccaACATTACTCTATGAGCACCCTGAAACTTCAGGCCTGGGCTTAACACATCCTTTAGAGTCTCccactcaaaaaaagaaatgtatcttGCCTAGAAAGGAAAAGGATAAAACCCCAGAACTTTGTGAAACACCTAAAATCAGTGGGAAAAAATGTTTACCTCGCAGAAGGTTGAATGTATCTTTCGCTCTTCTAAAAGGGGACTTTGAATCACAAAATAGTTCTTTAGAAAGTAGTATAAGCCAAGTTAtcaacttagaaaaaaatattccaagcAGTGCTTCAGGTTTTCCCAGGGCAAATAATTTTAGCCCTTTAGTTACTAGcactttaaaaacagaagaagtGACTTCATGCAGTCAAAAATTGAGGCTTAATTTTTCTCAGCAAAAGACTTCCACAATTGATGATTCCAAAGATGATTGTAGCCTATTTGAAGTTGAATGTATATCTCCAATTCAGGGCAATAATTTTAAAGACTCTATCACACATGACTTTAGTGATAGCAGTTTATGCATTAATGATGAGAATGCATGTCCAGAGCTCCTGGGCTCCTCTGTTAGTGGAACAACTTGTGGAACAGATGAGGACATATTTGTGACTCCGATAAGTAATCTTGTGGCAAACATTAGATTTAACGCAAGTCAAATACTTTCTCCTTCACCTGAAGTGAGAGGCAGTATTTCAACGCCTGAAGACAGTGGTTTTAACTCACTTAGCTTGGAGAAATCAGAAGATTCCCTCTCTGACCAGGAGGGTTCTTTTCAAGAACTACTGCAGAAACATAAGGGGACTCCCAAAGTTGGGGACACCATAAGAAAGACAAGACATCTTGGAAGGTCGAGAAGACTGTCCACCCTTCGGGAACAAAGCTCGCAGTcagagacagaagaggaaaagCAGATTGTCCACCCTGACTCTGAAAAAAGAGCAGCAGCTGCTTCTGCCATCTCAGAGGGTCAGCTGAGTAGTGATGAGAGTGGGGATTTGACCTTTAGCTTAAAGAATTTATCAAAGACCCCAGCCTTGCAATTGGTACATGAGCTGTTCatgaaaagcaagaggaaaagaTTACAGGAAAATAGTGGACATGAATTCTTAGAGCAAGGGGATGGGGAGAAAATAGCTGTACTGCAGTGTATACTTGCGGGACTGATTGGCAAGAAAATGGGTATAGAAAAACTGGACATCTTAACagaattaaaatatagaaatttaaaGCATATTCTTGCTATGGTTTTAGAGTCCTTGACCGCAGAGAGCCTATGCAG TGTTTGGAAAGTAAGCAGAAATTGGCGTGAAATTGTTGTTCAAGATAAAAATGCAAATCGGAGGAGGAAATTTTATATCACACAACTGAAAACAGATTCTGAG GGGGCTGTATTAAATGTCGAGGATGCTGCCACTCGGCTCCAGCTTTTAAATCGCTCAGCTTTAAGATCTGTGCAGGCACAGGCTAGGATACCTGGTTCTCAGAGAGAGCAAGGGTCAACATTATCTCCCTGGGGAGAAGTTTTGACACCTCTAGCAAGCTCTTCTGTTACTCACTTAAGTAGTAAACAGGAAGAATATGTTAAG GTTGCCAAAACACTTTTTACTGATGAAGCATTAAAACCTTGCCCAAGGTGCCAGTCCCCTGCTAAGTACCAGCCATATAAGAAAAGGGGACTGTGTAGCCGAACAGCCTGTGGTTTTGACTTTTGTGTGTTATGTCTGTGTGCTTATCATGGGTCTGAAGAATGTAGTAGAGGAGCAGCAAAgccaagaaatagaaaagatgctCTCCCAGGAAGTGCCCAGAGTAAGCGGAATTTAAAACGCCTCTGA
- the FBXO43 gene encoding F-box only protein 43 isoform X1 encodes MNFKDKDERISCLEAYVTFTSKSSRFTDETEILKMSQRHSGQAGTEAGNGADSPPIVNSKYSTFRDFCSTSSFQDSGYNELKSCSFDNIEKEYLGKKEKGPTLLYEHPETSGLGLTHPLESPTQKKKCILPRKEKDKTPELCETPKISGKKCLPRRRLNVSFALLKGDFESQNSSLESSISQVINLEKNIPSSASGFPRANNFSPLVTSTLKTEEVTSCSQKLRLNFSQQKTSTIDDSKDDCSLFEVECISPIQGNNFKDSITHDFSDSSLCINDENACPELLGSSVSGTTCGTDEDIFVTPISNLVANIRFNASQILSPSPEVRGSISTPEDSGFNSLSLEKSEDSLSDQEGSFQELLQKHKGTPKVGDTIRKTRHLGRSRRLSTLREQSSQSETEEEKQIVHPDSEKRAAAASAISEGQLSSDESGDLTFSLKNLSKTPALQLVHELFMKSKRKRLQENSGHEFLEQGDGEKIAVLQCILAGLIGKKMGIEKLDILTELKYRNLKHILAMVLESLTAESLCSVWKVSRNWREIVVQDKNANRRRKFYITQLKTDSEGAVLNVEDAATRLQLLNRSALRSVQAQARIPGSQREQGSTLSPWGEVLTPLASSSVTHLSSKQEEYVKVAKTLFTDEALKPCPRCQSPAKYQPYKKRGLCSRTACGFDFCVLCLCAYHGSEECSRGAAKPRNRKDALPGSAQSKRNLKRL; translated from the exons TTTAAAGACAAAGATGAGAGAATTTCTTGTTTGGAAGCCTACGTAACTTTCACATCTAAGAGCTCAAGATTTACTGATG AAACAGAGATTTTGAAGATGTCACAAAGGCACTCAGGTCAAGCTGGCACTGAAGCAGGAAATGGGGCGGACTCTCCTCCAATTGTCAACTCCAAGTACTCCACCTTCAGAGATTTTTGTTCCACGTCTTCATTTCAAGATAGTGGCTACAATGAGTTAAAATCTTGTAGCTTTGAtaatatagaaaaagaatatcttggaaagaaagaaaaaggcccaACATTACTCTATGAGCACCCTGAAACTTCAGGCCTGGGCTTAACACATCCTTTAGAGTCTCccactcaaaaaaagaaatgtatcttGCCTAGAAAGGAAAAGGATAAAACCCCAGAACTTTGTGAAACACCTAAAATCAGTGGGAAAAAATGTTTACCTCGCAGAAGGTTGAATGTATCTTTCGCTCTTCTAAAAGGGGACTTTGAATCACAAAATAGTTCTTTAGAAAGTAGTATAAGCCAAGTTAtcaacttagaaaaaaatattccaagcAGTGCTTCAGGTTTTCCCAGGGCAAATAATTTTAGCCCTTTAGTTACTAGcactttaaaaacagaagaagtGACTTCATGCAGTCAAAAATTGAGGCTTAATTTTTCTCAGCAAAAGACTTCCACAATTGATGATTCCAAAGATGATTGTAGCCTATTTGAAGTTGAATGTATATCTCCAATTCAGGGCAATAATTTTAAAGACTCTATCACACATGACTTTAGTGATAGCAGTTTATGCATTAATGATGAGAATGCATGTCCAGAGCTCCTGGGCTCCTCTGTTAGTGGAACAACTTGTGGAACAGATGAGGACATATTTGTGACTCCGATAAGTAATCTTGTGGCAAACATTAGATTTAACGCAAGTCAAATACTTTCTCCTTCACCTGAAGTGAGAGGCAGTATTTCAACGCCTGAAGACAGTGGTTTTAACTCACTTAGCTTGGAGAAATCAGAAGATTCCCTCTCTGACCAGGAGGGTTCTTTTCAAGAACTACTGCAGAAACATAAGGGGACTCCCAAAGTTGGGGACACCATAAGAAAGACAAGACATCTTGGAAGGTCGAGAAGACTGTCCACCCTTCGGGAACAAAGCTCGCAGTcagagacagaagaggaaaagCAGATTGTCCACCCTGACTCTGAAAAAAGAGCAGCAGCTGCTTCTGCCATCTCAGAGGGTCAGCTGAGTAGTGATGAGAGTGGGGATTTGACCTTTAGCTTAAAGAATTTATCAAAGACCCCAGCCTTGCAATTGGTACATGAGCTGTTCatgaaaagcaagaggaaaagaTTACAGGAAAATAGTGGACATGAATTCTTAGAGCAAGGGGATGGGGAGAAAATAGCTGTACTGCAGTGTATACTTGCGGGACTGATTGGCAAGAAAATGGGTATAGAAAAACTGGACATCTTAACagaattaaaatatagaaatttaaaGCATATTCTTGCTATGGTTTTAGAGTCCTTGACCGCAGAGAGCCTATGCAG TGTTTGGAAAGTAAGCAGAAATTGGCGTGAAATTGTTGTTCAAGATAAAAATGCAAATCGGAGGAGGAAATTTTATATCACACAACTGAAAACAGATTCTGAG GGGGCTGTATTAAATGTCGAGGATGCTGCCACTCGGCTCCAGCTTTTAAATCGCTCAGCTTTAAGATCTGTGCAGGCACAGGCTAGGATACCTGGTTCTCAGAGAGAGCAAGGGTCAACATTATCTCCCTGGGGAGAAGTTTTGACACCTCTAGCAAGCTCTTCTGTTACTCACTTAAGTAGTAAACAGGAAGAATATGTTAAG GTTGCCAAAACACTTTTTACTGATGAAGCATTAAAACCTTGCCCAAGGTGCCAGTCCCCTGCTAAGTACCAGCCATATAAGAAAAGGGGACTGTGTAGCCGAACAGCCTGTGGTTTTGACTTTTGTGTGTTATGTCTGTGTGCTTATCATGGGTCTGAAGAATGTAGTAGAGGAGCAGCAAAgccaagaaatagaaaagatgctCTCCCAGGAAGTGCCCAGAGTAAGCGGAATTTAAAACGCCTCTGA